Proteins encoded together in one Microbacterium sp. ABRD28 window:
- a CDS encoding glycoside hydrolase family 15 protein has product MTPASPSHSDLRDYAPIGDGRTIALVGLRGQIDWLPLPNLDSPPVFARILDDATGGCIELAPVGEYTVRRRYVARTNVLQTTFTTPSGRARVTDALVTGVAGRLPWAELARRIEGVEGSVEFQWAVQPGSRLQTAAPWIEQHEGAAVLRVGGVSLAVVGSEHGPDDPDPDGVTGPVLRGRFTTAAASRHLIVVVATDGEPLHLPVPENVDRSVDRTIDGWRSWSREFSYDGPWQDAVQRSALALKLLVYSPTGAIAAAATTSLPENPRGGKNWDYRFAWVRDLAYTAHALVRFGLREETHAAISWLLRTIRENGPDLHVLYSLRGEITSGVEEFDVDGWKGIGPVVSGNPARDQLQLGVYGDLFAICRTYVDAGNILDVATGRMLADMADRTCDLWRNPDSGMWELPEIRHYVSSKMGCWQALNDAAWLAERGSIPGNSDRWRAERERIRQWVAEFGWSDDAGSYVMYPGSADLDTSVLLHAESGFDRGERMSATIDALTAALGAGDGLLYRYTGMADEEHTFVASAFWRAGALACVGRHDEALAAMDALVGAANDVGIYAEMISADDGAFWGNLPQALSHLALVSAALTIRQLVSEDELEGH; this is encoded by the coding sequence GTGACCCCCGCATCCCCCTCGCACAGCGACCTGCGCGATTACGCACCCATCGGCGACGGCCGCACGATCGCGCTCGTCGGTCTTCGGGGTCAGATCGACTGGCTTCCGCTGCCGAACCTCGACTCCCCGCCGGTCTTCGCCCGCATCCTCGACGACGCCACCGGCGGGTGCATCGAGCTCGCGCCTGTCGGGGAGTACACCGTCCGCCGGCGCTACGTCGCACGGACGAACGTGCTGCAGACGACCTTCACGACGCCGTCGGGGCGCGCGCGGGTGACCGATGCGCTGGTGACCGGCGTGGCGGGGCGTCTGCCGTGGGCCGAGCTCGCGCGCCGCATCGAGGGTGTCGAGGGCAGTGTCGAGTTCCAGTGGGCCGTGCAGCCCGGCTCGCGACTGCAGACGGCGGCGCCGTGGATCGAGCAGCACGAGGGCGCCGCGGTGCTCCGCGTCGGGGGTGTGTCCCTCGCCGTCGTCGGCAGCGAGCACGGCCCTGACGACCCCGACCCCGACGGCGTGACCGGTCCGGTGCTGCGCGGCCGGTTCACGACCGCTGCCGCGTCGCGGCACCTGATCGTCGTCGTCGCCACCGACGGCGAACCCCTCCACCTTCCCGTGCCCGAGAACGTCGACCGCAGCGTCGACCGCACCATCGACGGCTGGCGATCGTGGTCTCGTGAGTTCTCGTACGACGGCCCGTGGCAAGACGCCGTGCAGCGCAGCGCGCTGGCGCTGAAGCTGCTCGTGTACTCCCCGACGGGGGCGATCGCCGCCGCCGCGACCACCTCGCTTCCGGAGAACCCGCGGGGTGGGAAGAACTGGGACTACCGATTCGCGTGGGTGCGCGATCTCGCCTACACCGCCCACGCCCTCGTGCGCTTCGGCCTGCGGGAGGAGACGCACGCGGCGATCTCGTGGCTGCTGCGCACCATTCGCGAGAACGGCCCCGACCTGCACGTGCTGTACTCCCTCCGCGGCGAGATCACGTCGGGCGTGGAGGAGTTCGACGTCGACGGGTGGAAGGGGATCGGCCCCGTCGTCTCGGGCAACCCGGCCCGCGATCAGCTGCAGCTGGGGGTCTACGGAGATCTCTTCGCGATCTGCCGGACGTACGTCGATGCCGGCAACATCCTGGATGTCGCCACCGGACGCATGCTCGCCGACATGGCCGATCGCACCTGCGATCTGTGGCGCAACCCCGATTCCGGCATGTGGGAGCTTCCCGAGATCCGGCACTACGTCTCGTCGAAGATGGGATGCTGGCAGGCGCTCAACGACGCCGCGTGGCTCGCCGAACGCGGGTCGATCCCCGGCAACTCCGACCGGTGGCGCGCCGAGCGCGAGCGCATCCGACAGTGGGTGGCCGAGTTCGGCTGGTCGGACGACGCCGGCAGCTACGTGATGTACCCGGGGTCCGCAGATCTCGACACCTCCGTGCTCCTGCACGCCGAGAGCGGTTTCGATCGGGGCGAGAGGATGTCGGCGACGATCGACGCGCTCACCGCGGCCCTGGGCGCCGGCGACGGACTGCTGTACCGGTACACCGGCATGGCGGATGAGGAGCACACGTTCGTCGCCTCGGCGTTCTGGCGGGCCGGCGCGCTCGCCTGCGTCGGCCGTCACGACGAGGCGCTCGCCGCGATGGATGCGCTCGTGGGCGCCGCCAACGACGTCGGCATCTACGCCGAGATGATCTCCGCCGACGACGGGGCGTTCTGGGGCAATCTCCCGCAGGCCCTCAGCCACCTCGCGCTCGTCAGCGCCGCGCTGACCATCCGTCAGCTCGTGTCGGAGGACGAGCTCGAGGGCCACTGA
- a CDS encoding GMC family oxidoreductase, whose protein sequence is MNLTHMRTYPTDETVDVVVVGTGAGGGPLLARLAAAGLRVVALEAGPNFDPGRLIPDEVEGRRVNWMSERISGGDAPTAFGPNNSGRGVGGGTLHWGAFTPRPDARDLALRTEFGVGEDWPIDHGELTRYIEEVERTIGVSGPTPYPWDEERTYHWPGTERNAPAELVAEGCDALGIRSATAPAAILTRDHDQPHYGRRSRTLNLGSIHQGDRTDAKATTANTYLPAAVAAGAEIRPDSTVHGIELDRAGRVVAVVYTREGREMRQRCATLVLAAGGVETPRLLLHTGLSNSSGMVGRNFLAHGALQAWGRVDAQVRGYRGYPSSLISEDFIRPADADFAGGYLIQSLGVMPVTHATMLVRGGDLWGRELMEALDAWQFSIGVGINAECLPAERNRLVLSDEHDEFGVPRAEVTFTPGPNEKAIDDHASRTLTGILEAAGARDIRVLARSAHTLGTCRMSSAPARGVVDADGRSHDIPNLWVCDNSTFPSALSANPCLAQMALSLRTADRMLGSRAA, encoded by the coding sequence ATGAATCTCACCCATATGCGCACCTACCCCACCGACGAGACCGTCGACGTGGTGGTGGTGGGCACCGGGGCCGGAGGCGGCCCGCTCCTGGCCCGCCTCGCCGCCGCGGGCCTCCGGGTCGTGGCGCTGGAGGCCGGCCCGAACTTCGACCCCGGCCGGCTGATCCCCGACGAGGTCGAGGGTCGGCGCGTGAACTGGATGTCGGAGCGGATCAGCGGCGGTGACGCCCCGACCGCGTTCGGGCCGAACAACAGCGGCCGCGGGGTCGGCGGCGGCACCCTCCACTGGGGAGCGTTCACACCGCGCCCCGACGCGCGCGATCTGGCGCTGCGGACCGAGTTCGGCGTGGGCGAGGACTGGCCGATCGACCATGGCGAGCTCACCCGCTACATCGAGGAGGTCGAGCGCACCATCGGCGTCTCGGGCCCGACCCCCTACCCGTGGGACGAGGAGCGGACGTACCACTGGCCCGGCACGGAGCGGAACGCTCCCGCCGAGCTCGTCGCCGAAGGGTGCGATGCTCTGGGCATCCGCAGCGCCACAGCCCCCGCGGCGATCCTCACCCGCGACCACGACCAGCCGCACTACGGCCGCCGTTCGCGCACCCTCAACCTCGGCAGCATCCACCAGGGCGATCGCACCGACGCCAAGGCGACGACGGCGAACACCTATCTGCCTGCGGCGGTGGCAGCCGGCGCCGAGATACGCCCCGACAGCACAGTGCACGGCATCGAGCTCGACCGTGCCGGCCGGGTCGTGGCGGTGGTGTACACCCGCGAAGGGCGGGAGATGCGTCAGCGGTGCGCGACGCTGGTGCTGGCCGCAGGCGGGGTCGAGACGCCTCGCCTGCTCCTCCACACGGGGCTTTCGAATTCCAGTGGGATGGTGGGGCGCAATTTCCTCGCGCATGGCGCGCTGCAGGCGTGGGGGCGGGTCGATGCACAGGTCCGGGGCTACCGCGGGTATCCGTCCTCCCTCATCAGCGAGGACTTCATCCGACCCGCCGACGCCGATTTCGCCGGCGGCTATCTCATCCAGAGCCTCGGCGTCATGCCGGTGACGCACGCCACGATGCTCGTGCGTGGCGGCGACCTGTGGGGCCGCGAGCTGATGGAGGCCCTCGACGCGTGGCAGTTCTCGATCGGCGTCGGGATCAATGCCGAGTGCCTTCCCGCCGAGCGGAATCGGCTGGTGCTCTCGGACGAGCACGACGAGTTCGGTGTGCCCCGTGCCGAGGTCACGTTCACCCCGGGGCCGAACGAGAAGGCCATCGACGACCACGCGTCCCGTACCCTCACCGGCATCCTCGAGGCGGCGGGAGCCCGCGACATCCGTGTGCTCGCCCGTTCGGCGCACACCCTCGGCACGTGCCGGATGAGCTCCGCCCCGGCCCGCGGCGTCGTCGATGCCGACGGCCGGAGTCACGACATCCCGAACCTCTGGGTGTGCGACAACTCGACCTTCCCGAGCGCCCTGTCGGCCAATCCGTGTCTGGCGCAGATGGCCCTGTCATTGCGGACGGCGGATCGGATGCTGGGCTCCCGCGCCGCCTGA
- a CDS encoding alpha/beta hydrolase, with product MRPEGTVYVLPGLGLSAEAAVPLVTHLSPGLAVVGIDLAGHGGRADAADGSVSALADGVIEAIAQTATGGPWILCGHSMGGKVAAVVADRVLRGDAPLFGLAGLVLLAPSPATPEPMATEKRDQMLSWVTDGPIAEEHAGEFVADNVAAPLDPADETAAIAQVRAMSPLAWRRWLEEGSREDVSADLDISALPAVVLAGAEDGDLGADAQPGLVARTLPNATVTSLPGAGHLLLFERPAEVAAAIERLWDTVSAASTRVPESWGRVIASDRTDAETRGILSRRHLADDPDAEPRALSRGQLVLLGSIAARLMPRDLDDRFDLARVVDRELAAGRGDGWRPPGLPRDAEAYRLGLDALADVWPGDTTSQDQLISDLIAGNGFTGSPWDDETTRRWFEDIRSDLAQAWVSHPATAARLGFDGFITAITASDPGFSELRADRRAAWEPDTLGTPAPEDDE from the coding sequence GTGAGACCCGAAGGCACGGTCTACGTGCTGCCGGGGCTCGGGCTGTCGGCCGAGGCCGCCGTCCCCCTCGTCACGCACCTCTCCCCCGGCCTCGCGGTGGTCGGCATCGACCTGGCGGGGCACGGCGGACGTGCGGATGCCGCGGACGGCAGCGTCTCCGCCCTCGCCGACGGCGTCATCGAGGCGATCGCGCAGACGGCGACCGGTGGCCCGTGGATCCTCTGCGGCCACAGCATGGGAGGAAAGGTCGCCGCCGTCGTCGCCGACCGCGTCCTCCGCGGTGACGCGCCCCTGTTCGGGCTCGCGGGGCTCGTCCTGCTCGCCCCCTCTCCGGCCACTCCAGAGCCCATGGCCACCGAAAAACGAGACCAGATGCTCTCGTGGGTGACGGATGGGCCGATCGCCGAAGAGCACGCAGGGGAGTTCGTGGCCGACAACGTCGCCGCGCCGCTGGATCCCGCCGACGAGACGGCGGCGATCGCGCAGGTGCGGGCGATGTCGCCGCTGGCCTGGCGACGCTGGCTCGAAGAGGGCAGCCGCGAAGACGTCAGCGCCGACCTGGACATCTCCGCCCTCCCCGCCGTCGTCCTCGCAGGTGCGGAGGACGGCGATCTCGGCGCCGACGCCCAGCCGGGCCTGGTCGCCCGCACCCTGCCGAATGCGACGGTCACGTCGTTGCCCGGAGCCGGCCATCTGCTGCTGTTCGAGCGCCCGGCCGAGGTCGCCGCGGCGATCGAAAGGCTCTGGGACACCGTCTCGGCGGCCTCCACCCGCGTACCCGAGAGCTGGGGACGTGTCATCGCCTCCGATCGGACCGATGCCGAGACCCGCGGCATCCTCTCCCGCCGCCATCTCGCGGACGACCCCGACGCCGAACCGCGGGCACTCTCGCGCGGGCAGCTGGTCCTTCTCGGGTCGATCGCAGCGCGCCTGATGCCGCGCGACCTCGACGACCGGTTCGACCTCGCTCGCGTCGTCGACCGCGAACTCGCCGCCGGCCGAGGCGACGGCTGGCGCCCACCGGGTCTGCCCCGCGACGCCGAGGCCTACCGGCTCGGACTCGACGCGCTCGCCGATGTCTGGCCGGGAGACACCACCAGTCAGGATCAGCTCATCTCCGACCTCATCGCCGGGAACGGTTTCACCGGCTCCCCGTGGGACGACGAGACCACCCGGCGGTGGTTCGAAGACATCCGTTCCGACCTCGCGCAGGCGTGGGTGTCGCATCCTGCCACCGCCGCCCGCCTCGGCTTCGACGGTTTCATCACCGCGATCACCGCTTCAGACCCCGGGTTCTCCGAGCTGCGCGCCGACCGCCGCGCAGCCTGGGAACCCGACACCCTCGGCACCCCCGCTCCGGAAGACGACGAATGA